One segment of Nodosilinea sp. PGN35 DNA contains the following:
- a CDS encoding DNA double-strand break repair nuclease NurA, giving the protein MLDLMKLARQMQGISQHLSQEAAAAQERVMVARQLLAIAATRQTDLVARAEVWGDRAPFTAAQPTEALTLRSPVAAAPEAHTVIATDGSQISPSHHEIAYCYLINVGRVVLHYGQSRFPLLDSLPEVVYRAEDLYLSRQWGISTEEWMGHRRTVAEAVVLAELGEAVHDSLRAGNYQVDRVPVLALVDGSLIYWFLEALPGEARDRILPPILDAWERLRQQNIPLVGYLSASRSGEAMNFLRFAACPFLQPDCQTHCASDGGSPADRAPCGRFLPLRDATFWATELLPGERSPFWRSTASILELYGDHRVYFCYLNVGPEVARVEVPQWVMDNELLCKSALEMVLTQVQKGYGYPVTLAEAHNQAVVKGGDRTRFFALLEQEMIRAGLKNVGTSYKEARKRGSIA; this is encoded by the coding sequence ATGCTTGACCTGATGAAGCTGGCCCGGCAGATGCAGGGCATTAGTCAGCACCTCAGCCAGGAGGCCGCCGCCGCCCAGGAGCGAGTAATGGTGGCCCGCCAGCTGCTGGCGATCGCCGCCACCCGCCAGACGGATCTGGTCGCCCGGGCCGAGGTCTGGGGCGATCGCGCCCCCTTTACCGCCGCCCAGCCCACCGAAGCCCTCACCCTACGCAGCCCGGTGGCCGCCGCCCCCGAGGCCCACACCGTGATCGCCACCGACGGGTCGCAAATTTCCCCCAGCCACCACGAGATTGCCTACTGCTATCTGATCAACGTGGGCCGGGTCGTGCTCCACTACGGCCAGAGCCGATTCCCGCTGCTCGATAGCCTGCCCGAGGTGGTGTATCGGGCCGAAGACCTCTACCTGTCGCGCCAGTGGGGCATTAGTACCGAAGAATGGATGGGCCACCGCCGCACCGTGGCCGAAGCCGTAGTGCTGGCCGAACTGGGAGAAGCCGTCCACGACAGTCTGAGGGCAGGAAACTATCAGGTAGACCGAGTGCCGGTGCTGGCCCTGGTGGATGGCTCGCTGATCTACTGGTTTTTGGAGGCTTTGCCAGGGGAGGCGCGCGATCGCATCCTGCCCCCCATCCTCGACGCCTGGGAGCGGCTGCGACAGCAAAACATTCCGCTGGTGGGCTACCTCAGCGCCAGCCGCAGCGGCGAAGCGATGAATTTTTTGCGGTTCGCGGCCTGCCCGTTTCTGCAGCCCGACTGCCAAACCCACTGCGCCAGCGACGGGGGCAGCCCAGCCGACCGCGCCCCCTGCGGGCGTTTCCTGCCGCTGCGAGATGCCACCTTTTGGGCAACGGAGCTTCTACCCGGAGAGCGCAGCCCCTTCTGGCGCAGCACCGCCAGCATTTTGGAACTCTACGGTGACCATCGGGTGTATTTCTGCTATCTCAACGTCGGCCCCGAGGTGGCGCGAGTGGAGGTGCCCCAGTGGGTGATGGACAATGAGTTGCTGTGTAAAAGCGCCCTAGAAATGGTGCTCACCCAGGTGCAGAAGGGCTACGGCTATCCGGTGACGCTGGCGGAGGCCCACAATCAGGCGGTGGTCAAGGGGGGCGATCGCACCCGCTTTTTTGCCCTGCTCGAGCAAGAAATGATTCGCGCCGGGCTCAAGAACGTCGGCACCTCCTACAAAGAAGCCCGCAAGCGCGGCAGTATTGCTTAG
- a CDS encoding N-acetylmuramoyl-L-alanine amidase: protein MESRWLTLGLTSGAVATLSALVIAAPARAATLQQWWFDPQTNQLVFTTDSQVQPQAQLLVNPTRIVVDLPNTQLGNANTSQAVGGAVREVRAGQFDRQTARLVIELAPGYSLNPQDVRVQGVRPNQWAVQLPPLSQGVAPPGGALPAPTATGNRVQGNTGTGAGSILSGVVTTGDGFLIRLTGTAPTPTVQITTDDADNRFAVIDLPNTAVAGNLRPDDLPNYRYSIIAWDVAQQPTNPPSTRITLRLGPTSPDWRALRNNSGVIVLPPSGVPISSIADEPASLAVAPATPPPQAAPPQAAPPQAQTTPPPNPTPPPTRSAEPLPLPAAPSGRVVVAIDPGHGGRDPGAVGIGGLQEKQVIFPISLRVAELLESQGIVVVMTRREDVAVDLQARADIANRAQANLFVSIHANAISMSRPDVNGIESYYSSETGRRLAATLQASMLAATGMRDRGVKQARFVVLRQTTMPAALLEVGFVTGAQDAPRLADPAWRETMAQAIARGILQYIQQGL from the coding sequence ATGGAGTCACGATGGCTCACCTTGGGGCTTACCTCAGGAGCGGTAGCCACCCTGAGTGCCCTGGTTATAGCGGCCCCCGCCAGGGCCGCAACCCTCCAGCAGTGGTGGTTTGACCCCCAAACGAACCAGCTGGTGTTTACCACCGACAGCCAGGTACAGCCCCAGGCGCAGCTGTTGGTTAACCCCACCCGCATCGTGGTTGACCTGCCCAACACCCAGCTGGGAAACGCCAACACCAGTCAGGCGGTCGGCGGTGCCGTGCGCGAAGTGCGGGCCGGGCAGTTCGATCGCCAAACCGCCCGCCTAGTCATTGAGCTGGCTCCCGGCTACAGCCTCAACCCCCAGGATGTGCGGGTGCAGGGGGTGCGACCCAACCAGTGGGCGGTGCAGCTACCCCCCCTCAGCCAGGGGGTTGCCCCTCCCGGTGGAGCGCTGCCAGCCCCCACCGCCACCGGCAATCGGGTGCAGGGCAACACCGGCACCGGGGCCGGCTCAATTCTCAGCGGCGTGGTCACGACCGGCGACGGTTTTTTGATTCGTCTCACCGGCACCGCCCCCACCCCCACAGTGCAGATTACGACCGACGATGCCGACAACCGCTTCGCCGTCATTGACCTGCCCAATACCGCCGTAGCGGGCAACCTTCGCCCCGATGACCTGCCCAACTACCGCTACAGCATCATCGCCTGGGATGTGGCCCAACAGCCCACCAATCCCCCCTCTACCCGCATTACCCTCAGGCTCGGCCCCACCAGCCCCGACTGGCGTGCCCTGCGCAACAACAGCGGCGTCATTGTCCTCCCGCCCAGCGGCGTGCCCATCAGCAGCATTGCCGACGAACCGGCCTCCCTGGCGGTAGCCCCCGCCACACCGCCGCCTCAGGCTGCTCCACCCCAGGCTGCCCCACCCCAGGCTCAAACGACTCCGCCGCCCAACCCCACGCCGCCGCCCACCCGCTCAGCCGAACCGCTCCCCCTGCCCGCCGCCCCCAGCGGGCGAGTGGTGGTCGCCATCGACCCCGGCCACGGCGGCCGCGACCCCGGTGCCGTGGGCATTGGCGGTCTGCAAGAGAAGCAGGTGATTTTTCCGATTTCGCTGCGGGTGGCTGAGCTGCTAGAAAGTCAGGGCATTGTCGTGGTGATGACCCGGCGGGAAGACGTGGCCGTCGATTTGCAGGCCCGTGCCGACATTGCCAACCGCGCCCAGGCCAATCTGTTTGTCAGCATTCACGCCAACGCCATCAGCATGAGCCGCCCCGATGTCAACGGCATTGAGTCCTACTACTCTTCAGAGACCGGGCGCAGGCTGGCGGCGACGCTCCAGGCCAGTATGCTGGCGGCCACGGGGATGCGCGATCGCGGCGTCAAGCAGGCCCGCTTTGTGGTGCTGCGGCAGACCACCATGCCCGCCGCCCTGCTCGAAGTTGGCTTCGTTACCGGTGCCCAGGATGCCCCCCGCCTGGCCGACCCCGCCTGGCGAGAGACCATGGCCCAGGCGATCGCCCGCGGCATTCTGCAATACATTCAGCAGGGACTATAA